The Natrinema pellirubrum DSM 15624 region CCAAAGTGACTTCGGCCGGCAGCCCCAAGGGAGACTATGAGCGACGACGCCGCGGACCCACTCGCGGTCGACGACCTCGTCGAGTACTGTCGTACGCAGGCCGGCCTGCTCTCGGGCAGCGTCGAGACGATGGCCGCGGAGGCCGACGACCTCCTCGACGAGATCGACGCCGAGATGGCCGAGATCCGCTCGCGCCTCGAGGCCCTGCCCGACGAGGTACCGGCGACCGAAACCCCCTCGACCGCGGATGTCCCCGATGCCGGCGAGGTCGACGTCACGGCGATTGAGGAGTTACAGGCGGAACTCGAGGAGAAACAGCTCCTCGTCGAGGCCAAACAGGCCCGGATGCAGGCGTTTCAGGACCTGGCGGCCGACTATACCGATCTTGCCGAGGAGTTGGCCACGGATGTCGAGGACGGCCAGACGGCCCTGACCCGGGTCATCGAGTTCGAGGCCGACGCCGATGCGCCGGCCTACTTCGACGAGCGGGAGACGATGCTCGAGACGGCCGCCGCGTCGGCCGATTCGGCCGCCGAGTAGCGGTTCGGAAACGGACGGCTGCGGCGTCCCAGGCCGCCGGGTACCGGTTCGGCCGACTGCTCTCGTTCCCGACGACAGTCGGTGAAACCGACCGGAACGTTGATTATGGTATCTGTTGTCGTGGCACCACATGACAATCGACTATAGCGATCGCGAGACGTCGTACGAACTCTATCGGAAGGGCAAACGGGAGGGGACGTGGGACCCCGACGAGTACGACCTCGAGCGGGACCAAGAGGACTGGGCGTCGTTCACCGAGGCGGAACAACACCGGTTTCTCGCGACGTGTTCGGGCTTCTACGATGGCGAGGAGGACGTCACCCGGACGCTCGCGCCGTACATGATGGCGCTGGACGCCCTGCCCAACGAGGAGATGCCCTTCGACACCGTCCAAGAGGAGATGTACCTGGCCCAGCAGGTCTACGAGGAGGCCAAACACACCGACCTCTTCAGCCGGTACTTCGAGGAGGTCTTCGGCACGCAGGAGACGGCCCCCTACCGCGAGGGCGGCTATCAGGAGCAGGGGTACAGCACGGACGACCTCTACGACACCGCCGACGACCTCCTCGCGGCGATCAACGGCGGTGACCGGACCGAACTCGTCTACACCCTCGGGGAAGCCTACCTGAACTACATGGGGATCGTCGAGGCACAACTCGCCCGCGGCGGCTACCTCAGCTTCGATCAGATGATCGAACTGAAAGCCGAGGCAATGGGGCGGGACATCGTCCTCGAGTCGTTCCAGGAAGCCATCGGCAAGGTCCGACAAGACGAGACCCGCCACATCGAGAACGGCCGCTGGGTCTTACAGCAGTTGGCTGTGGCCGAACCGGATATCGTCACCGACGTCTACGAGCCCCGTATCGAGGAGTACGTCGAGAATCGACTGCTCGCCGACCCGATCTACGACGAGCAGCCCTTCGACGGCTACGACCAGCAACGGATCGGCAAACAGCTCGCCCAGTACCTGCAAGACACCGTCGACTACATCGGTGCCGACCGGTTCGAGCGGTACGGCGACGTTAGATCCGCCCTCGAGGAGCGACAGGCCGCCGACTGACCGCCCCGACCGGCCATTGCCGGAAGGGCTACAGCGCCTCGAGCAGCGCGTCGACGTCCGCCTCGCTGTTGAACGCGTGGATCGACGCTCGGATCGCATCCGGCGTTGGCAACGGACGCACGACGATCCCCCGGTCGGCGAGTCGGTCGACGGTCGCCGCGGGGTCGTCGGCGTCGATCGTCACCAGCCCGGACTCGTACTCGCGCGGACTCACCAGTCGATCGTCCGGTACCCCGTCCTTGAGCCGGTCGGTGAGCGTTTCGATCCGGCGTTGGATCGCGTCGATTCCGATCGCCTCGAGGAGATCGATCGCCTCGGTCAGCCCGGCGTAGGGTGCAGGACTGGCGGTCCCGACCTCGAATCGCCGTGCGCCCGGGGCGTACCGGTAGTCGTCCGCGTTCTCCTCCTCGACGCTGCGGTAGCCGATCGCGGCGGGGGACAGGCCGTCCTCGACGCCGTCACGAACGTACAGAAAGCCGGCACCGAAGGGGCCGAGCAACCACTTGTGGCCCGCCCCGACGACGAAGTCGGCACCCCACTCCCGGACGTCGACCGGTACCTGTCCGGGCGATTGGACGGCGTCGATCAGCGTCAGCGCGCCGGCGTCGCGGGCGATGTCGACGATTTCCGCGACCGGCAGCCGCGTCCCGTGGGTCCACGTGAGCGAACTCACGCAAAACAGCGTCGCGTCCTCGGCCGCCGCCTTCACCGCCTCGAGGTCGAGCCGTCCGCCCTCATCGACGGCTTCTTCTCGCGGGCGCTGCCCGCTCGAATGGTCCGCGGAGCTTTGCTCCGCGCGATCGCCGTCTGCTCGTTGCGTCTCCGACGCAACGCTGGTCTCGAGGACCCGGACCTCGAGCCCCTCCTGGCGCTCGAGTCGCTGCCACGGCAGGATCCCCGCCGAGTGTTCGAGATCGGTCCGGACCACCACGTC contains the following coding sequences:
- a CDS encoding ferritin family protein, giving the protein MTIDYSDRETSYELYRKGKREGTWDPDEYDLERDQEDWASFTEAEQHRFLATCSGFYDGEEDVTRTLAPYMMALDALPNEEMPFDTVQEEMYLAQQVYEEAKHTDLFSRYFEEVFGTQETAPYREGGYQEQGYSTDDLYDTADDLLAAINGGDRTELVYTLGEAYLNYMGIVEAQLARGGYLSFDQMIELKAEAMGRDIVLESFQEAIGKVRQDETRHIENGRWVLQQLAVAEPDIVTDVYEPRIEEYVENRLLADPIYDEQPFDGYDQQRIGKQLAQYLQDTVDYIGADRFERYGDVRSALEERQAAD
- a CDS encoding aminotransferase class V-fold PLP-dependent enzyme — protein: MPALESGVYCNWGAGGPSPRRVVEAAEAALEHHEYEAPTAEGMYPATFDVYDEARTAVGGLLGATPDEIALTESTTDGINRVAGAFDWDADDVVVRTDLEHSAGILPWQRLERQEGLEVRVLETSVASETQRADGDRAEQSSADHSSGQRPREEAVDEGGRLDLEAVKAAAEDATLFCVSSLTWTHGTRLPVAEIVDIARDAGALTLIDAVQSPGQVPVDVREWGADFVVGAGHKWLLGPFGAGFLYVRDGVEDGLSPAAIGYRSVEEENADDYRYAPGARRFEVGTASPAPYAGLTEAIDLLEAIGIDAIQRRIETLTDRLKDGVPDDRLVSPREYESGLVTIDADDPAATVDRLADRGIVVRPLPTPDAIRASIHAFNSEADVDALLEAL